A window of the Neofelis nebulosa isolate mNeoNeb1 chromosome 13, mNeoNeb1.pri, whole genome shotgun sequence genome harbors these coding sequences:
- the CDK1 gene encoding cyclin-dependent kinase 1 isoform X1 — translation MEDYTKIEKIGEGTYGVVYKGRHKTTGQVVAMKKIRLESEEEGVPSTAIREISLLKELRHPNIVSLQDVLMQDSRLYLIFEFLSMDLKKYLDSIPPGQFMESSLVKSYLYQILQGIVFCHSRRVLHRDLKPQNLLIDDKGTIKLADFGLARAFGIPIRVYTHEVVTLWYRSPEVLLGSARYSTPVDIWSIGTIFAELATKKPLFHGDSEIDQLFRIFRALGTPNNEVWPEVESLQDYKNTFPKWKPGSLASHVKNLDENGLDLLSKMLVYDPAKRISGKMALNHPYFNDLDNQIKKM, via the exons GTACCTATGGAGTTGTGTATAAGGGTAGACACAAAACTACAGGTCAAGTGGTAGCCATGAAGAAAATCAGACTAGAAAGTGAAGAGGAAGGGGTTCCTAGTACCGCAATTCGGGAAATTTCTCTATTAAAAGAACTTCGTCATCCAAATATAGTCAG TCTTCAAGATGTGCTTATGCAAGATTCCAGGTTATATCTCATCTTTGAATTCCTTTCCATGGATCTCAAGAAATACTTAGATTCCATCCCTCCTGGTCAGTTCATGGAATCTTCACTTGTTAAG AGTTACTTGTACCAAATTCTACAAGGGATTGTGTTTTGCCACTCCAGAAGAGTTTTGCACAGAGACTTAAAACCTCAAAATCTATTGATTGATGACAAAGGAACAATTAAATTGGCTGATTTTGGCCTCGCCAGAGCTTTTGGAATACCTATTAGAGTATATACACATGAG GTAGTGACACTCTGGTATAGATCTCCAGAAGTACTGCTGGGGTCAGCTCGCTACTCAACTCCAGTTGACATTTGGAGTATAGGCACTATATTTGCAGAATTAGCAACTAAGAAACCACTTTTCCATGGGGATTCAGAAATTGATCAACTCTTCAGAATTTTCAG AGCTTTGGGCACCCCCAATAATGAAGTGTGGCCAGAAGTGGAATCTTTACAGGACTATAAGAATACATTTCCCAAGTGGAAACCAGGAAGTCTGGCATCCCATGTCAAAAACTTGGATGAAAATGGCTTGGATCTGCTCTCG AAAATGTTGGTCTATGATCCTGCCAAACGAATTTCTGGCAAAATGGCACTGAATCATCCATATTTTAATGATTTGGACAATCAGATTAAGAAGATGTAG